Genomic DNA from Xyrauchen texanus isolate HMW12.3.18 chromosome 28, RBS_HiC_50CHRs, whole genome shotgun sequence:
ATTCATTAAGCTGAATCCTCGCTCACATTCTGCACTGCTCACAGGGATCAGGCTGAGAATGTTTGTGAGTGGGGACAAGTCTTCAGGTATCACACTAGAGTCGTCTTTGTAATCCCTGAAGCCCTCAAGCACTTTCCTTTGGTCAAGCCTGAACCTTAGTGTGAGCTGTTTGATGCAAGCTTCCCCATACTGCTCATGTAAGGGAACAGGCCAGTTTTCTGGATTGAGAACTTTAAAGTGATCAAGCAAATCTGTATACTGACTGGTGTTCTCAGCTGATACGCCAGGGTGTCTGCTTGAACCAGTGCTGAACAACCTGTCCTCCAGGTTCCCAACGAGTGACTGAAAGAACACTGAGGAGTCTATCTGTCTTACCCTTGGACTGGTTGTTAAGGGGATGCCCTTAAACTCCTGTCTCTCTGCAGCTGTAAGAGCTTCTTGTCTTTTATCACCTGGAGCAGTCATCATGGATGAAATAATGCGAATGGTTCTTCTCATAAGTTTGTCTGCTTTTGTGAGTGTCATTCCTCTTCCTTGCAAGTTCAGGGAAAGGTGTGCAATTTCCTCTAACGTGTCATACATTAAGGCTAAATCACACAGGAATTCTTGTGTCTCCATTTTGGCCATCAGACCTCTGTACATAGCCTTCTCATTTTCATCTCTTGTGCCATCCACAGAAGCAGCAGTAAAGTGTTGATGCAAAGCTTTGTACGAGTTCCATACAGCCTtaactgttctgaaactgctggcTGCCCATCGAACATCAAGGACCCTTCCAATTTTCTGCAAACTTATTTCAAGTTGTTGTGCATGCTGAGCCAGTTCACGGCAGTTCTTTGGTGACCTATGGTAGAGTGTGTAAATTTTGTctaaaaatgaagtgaaatggTTTATGTTGTTAACACGCTTGACTGTATCTCCCACGGCCAATTCCAATCTGTGGTTGAGGCAGTGCCACACTATAAGATTTGGATACATCTGTTGTAGACGGGTAGCAACCCCAGATTTTCTCCCTAGCATGGCACTTGCTCCATCACAAGCAAAAGCAATTAAATTTGCCTGGATGAAATTTTCATCCAGTCCCCAAGTTTGGAGGCACTGAAGCAAACTCTTTGTAATATTCTCAGCTGACTGGCTTTCCAGCTCAACTAAATCGAGGAATATAACTGTGGGCACATCATTTATTACAGACGTTAAATACACTACTAGAGCCGATTTCTTGCTAAGAGTTGTGGACTCATCAATTAAAACACTGAACCTCTGGTCTTTAGTTA
This window encodes:
- the LOC127621727 gene encoding E3 SUMO-protein ligase KIAA1586-like: MSLSSEWSQTKVTYSHNGNHQYQLSCLRSKIYKHGTSKSHKAAENIVNTKNTIDVSIQKQVEKEAEKTASLFRTAYILAKNNRPYTDYQELVVLQQENGLDMGTTLHSRYTAKGIIDHTAKEMRQKILHHILTKDQRFSVLIDESTTLSKKSALVVYLTSVINDVPTVIFLDLVELESQSAENITKSLLQCLQTWGLDENFIQANLIAFACDGASAMLGRKSGVATRLQQMYPNLIVWHCLNHRLELAVGDTVKRVNNINHFTSFLDKIYTLYHRSPKNCRELAQHAQQLEISLQKIGRVLDVRWAASSFRTVKAVWNSYKALHQHFTAASVDGTRDENEKAMYRGLMAKMETQEFLCDLALMYDTLEEIAHLSLNLQGRGMTLTKADKLMRRTIRIISSMMTAPGDKRQEALTAAERQEFKGIPLTTSPRVRQIDSSVFFQSLVGNLEDRLFSTGSSRHPGVSAENTSQYTDLLDHFKVLNPENWPVPLHEQYGEACIKQLTLRFRLDQRKVLEGFRDYKDDSSVIPEDLSPLTNILSLIPVSSAECERGFSLMNIIMCPLRCRLLIESISALMFVNPMAYVKSWLVKHRGATDTRTRPCKPSPQVDKEALWALL